In one Mycobacterium sp. NBC_00419 genomic region, the following are encoded:
- a CDS encoding acyl-CoA dehydrogenase family protein has product MSDATTTLPGIRAAEADTDEEFRTALRTWLADNHPGRRPKDPAERLAWQKHWLAMLYDAGFAGPSWPREFGGMDLPFTRQVIYQEEYGRAHLPGALATGLGIAGPTLIAYGTEEQKRRFLPAMLRGDQVWAQGYSEPEAGSDLPALRTTARRDGDEYVVNGQKVWNTGADLADIIFTLVRTGTQESRQKGITYLLIDAHAPGVTIRPLRDITGGADFSEIFLEDVRVPVENRVGEENDGWRLARTSLGHERAASTMNQAAMYRRVVDELIELARERGATADPLVRDRLADFEIRVRIMRYQGMRTIESIIARGEPGPGASTSRLYISGFEQDLHEFALELLGSYATLGRSDRHAVQRGRWVWGFLKTRASTIGAGTSEIQRNTIAEQVLDMPRDPSMPAR; this is encoded by the coding sequence ATGAGCGACGCGACGACCACTCTGCCTGGTATCCGAGCAGCCGAAGCCGACACCGACGAGGAGTTCCGCACCGCGCTACGGACATGGTTGGCCGACAACCACCCCGGCCGGCGTCCGAAGGATCCTGCCGAGCGGCTGGCATGGCAGAAGCACTGGCTGGCAATGCTGTACGACGCCGGTTTCGCCGGTCCGAGCTGGCCGAGGGAGTTCGGGGGAATGGACCTGCCCTTCACCCGCCAGGTCATCTACCAGGAGGAGTACGGTCGTGCGCACCTGCCCGGGGCACTTGCCACCGGGTTGGGTATCGCCGGCCCGACCCTGATCGCCTACGGCACCGAGGAACAGAAGCGACGGTTCCTGCCCGCGATGTTGCGTGGGGATCAGGTCTGGGCACAAGGGTATTCGGAGCCCGAGGCCGGATCCGACCTCCCTGCGCTTCGCACCACGGCACGGCGAGACGGAGACGAGTACGTCGTGAACGGCCAGAAGGTGTGGAACACCGGGGCCGACCTCGCGGACATCATCTTCACGCTGGTCCGGACGGGAACACAGGAGTCCCGGCAGAAGGGCATCACGTACCTGCTGATCGACGCCCACGCCCCCGGAGTGACGATCCGCCCGCTACGTGACATCACCGGCGGCGCAGACTTTTCGGAGATATTCCTCGAGGACGTCCGCGTCCCGGTCGAGAACAGGGTCGGCGAGGAGAACGACGGCTGGCGGCTGGCGCGTACCAGCCTGGGCCACGAACGTGCCGCGTCGACCATGAATCAGGCGGCGATGTACCGCAGGGTGGTCGACGAGCTCATCGAACTGGCCCGTGAGCGGGGCGCAACGGCTGACCCTCTCGTTCGAGACCGGTTGGCCGATTTTGAAATTCGGGTGCGGATCATGCGCTACCAGGGCATGCGAACCATCGAATCGATCATCGCCAGAGGTGAACCGGGGCCGGGCGCCTCGACATCGCGGCTGTACATCAGCGGCTTCGAACAGGACCTCCACGAGTTCGCTCTCGAGCTACTCGGCAGCTACGCCACCTTGGGCAGGTCCGACCGGCACGCCGTTCAGCGGGGACGTTGGGTGTGGGGGTTCCTCAAGACCCGGGCTTCGACCATCGGCGC
- a CDS encoding acyl-CoA dehydrogenase family protein produces MSGPDQTVLAELTEFFDVELPRFQADFADSTGFEARREWQRRLDTGGWVGLNWPTQHGGRALDLATQVACETAMNSSGAPQIAGFIGVNTVASAIMHFGSDQHKQYLPGIRSGALIFCQSFSEPEAGSDLASLRTRAEATADGFVLNGQKVWTSNATEGDQTLVLVRTTAIESGGRSHRGLSLLLVPLDLPGVTVTGIRQLNGDNEFAEIFFDDAALPESALVGPVDEGWRVAMSTLAHERAAAMMLAMRTRALVRNAARREAATVPPSRRDDLLRLYLRSEVLGLLAERSVAELGSGNPGPAQSVVKLAWSQVDQSFADLMFSLRGAAATAGLAPQETEALLFSRSSTIAAGTTEVMRNILAEQVLGLPRA; encoded by the coding sequence ATGAGCGGACCCGATCAGACGGTCCTCGCAGAGCTGACCGAGTTCTTCGACGTCGAGTTGCCGCGGTTCCAGGCGGACTTTGCCGACAGCACGGGGTTTGAGGCGCGCCGGGAATGGCAGCGACGACTCGACACCGGCGGCTGGGTCGGGCTGAACTGGCCCACCCAGCACGGCGGCCGTGCGCTTGATCTTGCCACGCAGGTGGCGTGCGAGACGGCCATGAACAGTTCCGGAGCGCCTCAGATCGCCGGCTTCATCGGCGTCAATACGGTGGCGTCCGCGATCATGCACTTCGGGTCCGACCAGCACAAGCAGTACCTGCCCGGTATCCGCAGCGGTGCGCTCATCTTCTGCCAGAGCTTCAGCGAGCCCGAGGCCGGCAGCGATCTGGCCAGCCTGCGAACCCGGGCAGAGGCCACCGCCGATGGGTTTGTGCTCAACGGCCAGAAGGTGTGGACGTCGAACGCTACGGAGGGTGACCAGACCCTGGTCTTGGTCCGCACCACGGCCATCGAGTCGGGCGGTCGGTCACACCGGGGCCTGTCGTTGCTCCTGGTGCCCCTGGATCTGCCCGGCGTCACGGTGACTGGGATCCGACAACTCAACGGGGACAACGAGTTCGCCGAGATCTTCTTCGACGATGCCGCACTACCGGAGTCGGCACTGGTGGGACCTGTTGACGAAGGCTGGCGGGTGGCGATGAGCACGCTGGCACATGAACGGGCTGCGGCCATGATGCTGGCCATGCGTACCCGTGCCCTGGTCCGCAACGCTGCCCGGCGTGAGGCGGCCACCGTGCCACCGTCCCGCCGCGACGATCTGCTGCGCCTCTACCTGCGCTCGGAGGTGCTGGGGCTGTTGGCCGAACGCTCTGTCGCCGAGCTGGGCTCCGGAAATCCCGGCCCGGCCCAGTCAGTGGTGAAGCTCGCCTGGAGTCAGGTGGATCAGAGCTTCGCCGACCTGATGTTCAGCCTCCGGGGCGCGGCTGCCACCGCCGGACTGGCGCCGCAGGAGACCGAGGCGCTGCTCTTCAGCCGCTCGAGCACCATCGCCGCCGGCACCACGGAAGTAATGCGGAACATTCTCGCCGAGCAGGTGCTCGGTCTTCCCCGCGCCTGA
- a CDS encoding acyl-CoA dehydrogenase family protein has product MSLTLSVEQEELRTAVRRLLETKATSAAVRNHMETEAGHDPALWQQMADQMGLHGLAIPEEYGGSGFTLSELAIVAEELGRALVPSPFFATVGLAAQFLLASGDDDACQRWLPSIADGSLTATVAVCDEAGLWDLGAIRTTATAHAQGWSVSGTKMFVVDGDSAGLVLVIARDSDGLGLFAVESSDDAVRQSRLDALDPTRRLGRIELDNAQARRIARPGDSSGFLQQALDLAVVVLAAEQIGGAQACLDDAVAYSKVRVQFDRPIGSFQAIKHKCADILLHIESARAAVLYAVSRAADPAEAEFGVCAAAAASYCSLAYSHAAKENIQIHGGIGFTWEHDSHLHLKRAKTSELLFGTPAAHRARVAELTGI; this is encoded by the coding sequence GTGTCGTTGACATTGAGCGTCGAGCAGGAGGAACTGCGGACCGCGGTGCGCCGACTGCTGGAGACGAAAGCCACCAGTGCGGCGGTGCGCAACCATATGGAGACCGAGGCGGGCCACGATCCGGCGCTGTGGCAGCAGATGGCCGACCAGATGGGACTGCACGGTCTGGCGATTCCCGAGGAGTACGGCGGGTCCGGCTTCACGCTGTCCGAACTGGCGATCGTGGCCGAGGAACTCGGCAGGGCGTTGGTACCGTCGCCCTTCTTCGCGACCGTCGGTCTGGCCGCGCAGTTCTTGCTCGCCAGCGGAGACGACGATGCGTGCCAGCGTTGGCTGCCCAGCATCGCCGACGGCTCGCTGACCGCCACGGTCGCAGTGTGCGACGAAGCCGGGTTGTGGGACCTGGGCGCGATCCGCACGACGGCGACGGCACACGCTCAGGGGTGGTCGGTCTCGGGGACCAAGATGTTCGTGGTCGACGGTGATTCCGCCGGTCTGGTACTCGTGATCGCACGGGATAGCGACGGACTCGGCTTGTTTGCGGTGGAATCGTCCGACGACGCTGTCCGGCAGAGCCGGCTCGACGCACTCGATCCGACCCGTCGACTCGGGCGCATCGAGTTGGACAACGCGCAGGCCCGCCGCATCGCTCGGCCCGGGGATTCCAGCGGATTCCTGCAGCAGGCGCTCGACCTCGCGGTGGTGGTACTGGCGGCCGAGCAGATCGGTGGTGCGCAAGCGTGTCTGGACGACGCGGTGGCTTACTCCAAGGTGCGGGTGCAGTTCGACCGGCCGATCGGTTCCTTCCAGGCGATCAAGCACAAGTGCGCCGACATCCTGCTGCATATCGAATCAGCCAGGGCGGCAGTGCTGTACGCGGTGTCGCGGGCTGCCGATCCCGCCGAGGCCGAGTTCGGTGTCTGCGCCGCGGCCGCGGCCTCTTACTGCAGCCTCGCGTACTCGCATGCGGCCAAGGAGAACATCCAGATTCACGGCGGGATCGGCTTCACCTGGGAGCACGACTCCCACCTTCATCTGAAACGGGCCAAGACTTCCGAACTGCTCTTCGGGACACCGGCTGCACACCGTGCGCGGGTGGCCGAACTGACCGGAATCTGA
- a CDS encoding acyl-CoA dehydrogenase family protein produces the protein MTMTTRTFDSTKLTDAEFRGQLQKWFADNPAPQLPPLAAVGDDDSTEYLAAQRQWQHRLADAGLAGIAWPREYGGQGASPMRQLIFHEEHQRAGGQGGEPFFVGVSHAGPTIISHGTDEQRRQWLPGILNGDLLFAQCFSEPGAGSDLASIATRGVINGEHLVVTGQKCWNTRAHQADLCELLVRTDASDRYGGLTYLIADMRIPGITIRPITTITGRTEFCEVFFDDARIPLTSVLGNVGDGWAVATATLLFERSTAFAGMIVGLQRVVVEISRNCGRDPVQLHRLQELSDDVFAVRALLYKSVSEQENGGEPGPASSALKLVATELNYALRKFAALLDSAEFERYFESFGLRIGGGTSEVQRNILAERVLGLPREPRR, from the coding sequence ATGACCATGACCACCCGGACCTTCGACTCCACGAAGCTCACCGACGCCGAGTTCCGCGGACAACTGCAGAAGTGGTTCGCCGACAACCCAGCACCGCAACTGCCTCCGCTTGCCGCAGTCGGTGATGACGATTCCACGGAATACCTTGCTGCCCAGCGCCAATGGCAACACCGCTTGGCCGACGCCGGCCTGGCCGGGATCGCGTGGCCCCGGGAGTACGGCGGGCAGGGCGCCTCACCGATGCGACAGCTGATCTTCCACGAGGAGCATCAACGTGCGGGCGGCCAAGGAGGGGAACCATTCTTCGTCGGTGTGTCACACGCTGGTCCCACGATCATCTCCCACGGGACAGACGAGCAGCGTCGCCAATGGTTGCCGGGAATTCTCAACGGTGATCTGCTCTTCGCGCAGTGCTTCTCCGAGCCTGGTGCCGGATCCGACCTCGCATCGATCGCCACGCGTGGGGTCATCAACGGCGAACACCTGGTGGTCACCGGCCAGAAGTGTTGGAACACCAGGGCTCACCAGGCCGACCTGTGTGAACTTCTGGTTCGCACCGACGCCTCGGATCGCTACGGCGGGCTGACCTACCTCATCGCCGACATGCGCATTCCGGGCATCACGATTCGCCCTATCACCACGATCACCGGCCGCACCGAGTTCTGCGAGGTGTTCTTCGACGATGCCCGGATTCCGCTGACAAGTGTGCTGGGCAACGTCGGGGACGGCTGGGCCGTCGCCACGGCCACCCTGCTGTTCGAGCGCAGCACGGCCTTCGCCGGGATGATCGTCGGACTGCAGCGGGTCGTGGTGGAGATCTCGCGGAACTGCGGCCGCGACCCGGTGCAACTCCATCGGTTGCAGGAACTGTCCGACGACGTGTTCGCGGTTCGAGCGCTGCTGTACAAGAGCGTCTCCGAGCAGGAGAACGGCGGCGAGCCCGGACCCGCCAGCAGCGCACTGAAGCTGGTTGCCACCGAATTGAACTATGCCTTGCGGAAATTCGCGGCCCTGCTTGACTCGGCTGAGTTCGAGCGGTACTTCGAATCGTTCGGGCTGCGGATCGGCGGCGGTACCTCGGAAGTCCAGCGCAACATCCTCGCCGAGCGCGTCCTCGGTCTGCCCCGGGAGCCACGCCGATGA
- a CDS encoding class I adenylate-forming enzyme family protein, with product MNAAPMSGRTGMQDLLTRSRISAPSATGLIVDGAEYTFEQLATAAEALAEKLPHRTRVVVVLANNAASVVAAQAVWLAGCSIVAASPMVPEAEVRRRAEVTAASAYLVPAAGDSLDVEIRSTGRQETAPTGEALVMFTSGTTGTPKGASLTFSALRGSVAGIAAGNGLPDGGRPPAEPARDPRIVLVPIAHMGGFLGVLTAWWLGKPALLVEKFTAQRVFDIAQRWRLGVLGLTPAMVWELAQTEQDGSLPGVDSVIVGTAAIPEATRLAFEAKYDVPVLRNYGQTEFAGAIAFERPGDVAAGKRPEGTVGRVAPGVEVVIVDPEGSAVATGGVGEILARAASAMTGYLGDDGRPAGSDEWLHTGDLGRLDDDGFLFVVGRVRDMVVCGGFNVYPAQVETALNDLPEVADSAVAGLPDERLGEVPVAAVVLNKGARADAESLRQALRSRLAPYELPRRLVFVDAIPRHDTGKVNRDEIARIVKTP from the coding sequence ATGAACGCTGCCCCGATGTCAGGGCGGACCGGTATGCAGGACCTCCTTACCCGCTCCCGGATCTCGGCCCCCTCGGCCACGGGACTGATCGTTGACGGTGCGGAGTACACCTTCGAGCAGTTGGCCACGGCCGCCGAGGCCCTTGCCGAGAAGCTGCCCCACCGAACGCGAGTGGTCGTTGTGCTGGCGAACAACGCCGCCTCCGTTGTCGCCGCCCAGGCCGTCTGGCTGGCGGGCTGCTCGATAGTGGCTGCCAGCCCGATGGTGCCCGAGGCGGAGGTACGGCGCCGCGCCGAGGTGACCGCGGCATCGGCCTACCTGGTTCCAGCCGCCGGTGACAGTCTGGACGTCGAGATCCGTTCAACCGGGCGTCAGGAAACCGCGCCCACCGGCGAAGCGCTGGTGATGTTCACCTCCGGGACCACAGGCACACCGAAGGGGGCGTCGTTGACGTTCTCGGCGCTGCGCGGCAGCGTCGCCGGAATCGCCGCCGGCAACGGGCTCCCCGACGGCGGCCGCCCGCCTGCCGAACCGGCTCGCGACCCGCGGATCGTGCTGGTGCCGATCGCACATATGGGCGGCTTCCTGGGTGTGCTGACCGCATGGTGGTTGGGAAAGCCGGCCCTGCTGGTCGAAAAGTTCACCGCACAAAGGGTTTTCGATATCGCCCAACGCTGGCGGCTCGGCGTGCTGGGCCTTACCCCTGCGATGGTGTGGGAGCTGGCCCAAACTGAGCAGGACGGCTCCCTGCCCGGCGTCGACAGCGTCATCGTGGGAACCGCGGCGATTCCCGAGGCCACCCGCCTGGCCTTCGAAGCCAAATATGATGTGCCGGTTCTGCGGAACTACGGCCAGACCGAGTTCGCGGGGGCGATCGCCTTCGAACGCCCCGGCGACGTGGCCGCAGGTAAGCGCCCCGAAGGTACGGTCGGCCGGGTGGCACCCGGGGTCGAGGTCGTCATCGTCGACCCGGAGGGCAGCGCCGTGGCCACCGGTGGGGTGGGCGAGATACTGGCACGTGCCGCCTCGGCGATGACCGGCTACCTCGGCGACGACGGCCGGCCCGCCGGCTCGGATGAATGGCTGCACACCGGCGATCTCGGCAGGCTCGACGACGACGGATTCCTCTTCGTGGTCGGACGGGTTCGCGACATGGTCGTGTGCGGTGGATTCAATGTCTATCCCGCCCAGGTCGAAACGGCACTGAACGATCTGCCCGAAGTCGCCGACTCCGCGGTTGCCGGGCTGCCCGACGAGCGACTCGGTGAAGTGCCGGTCGCCGCTGTCGTCCTCAACAAGGGCGCACGGGCCGACGCCGAGAGTCTCCGCCAGGCTCTGCGATCCCGGCTGGCCCCCTACGAACTTCCCCGGCGACTGGTGTTCGTCGACGCGATTCCCCGCCATGACACCGGAAAGGTCAATCGTGACGAGATCGCTCGGATTGTGAAGACCCCATGA